A genomic segment from Alistipes senegalensis JC50 encodes:
- a CDS encoding SusD/RagB family nutrient-binding outer membrane lipoprotein, whose protein sequence is MKNTIIRLTATLSFGALALSGCDNFDEMNVNKNALQTTNATSYVQPITFGLEYALLERSFDVNSQLMQYTVQGQTSAERIYNYRFNNSIINYFWQNIYRWAGNAETMRVQAEKDNDKTGLAIAYILKVLTLSHITDVFGDAPYFEAGKGYTEGKFYPAYDSQKEIYRDMFEKLEQANTLLAEEGADFDMQEDYMYDGKVAQWRKFGNSLYVRLLMRVALKDESEPAGERLDAVSKLNEIFSYPSVYPVFESRADAANVKFDKNVNAQYTPFHNTRAGLWNNNMICERLMNEMYDTSAGLKDPRVSLYFDKLVGVPTQITYNELMEYFDVAAHYRRSVIQDRDHFPLMNYSELWFIRAEAAYRGWISGTPKEYYVKAVSEAVFEWTDDPDADLTSFLSNPKVSIDALDGEEVLERIMTQKWISNFLVGIESWCDYRRTGYPEMPVKPLAANDGILPTRLRYPADEEFRNRDHYFEAVNGWLGGTNNMTTNVWWADHTNKRK, encoded by the coding sequence ATGAAAAATACGATTATAAGACTGACTGCAACCCTCTCGTTCGGCGCGCTCGCCCTGTCGGGCTGCGACAATTTCGACGAGATGAACGTAAACAAGAATGCGTTGCAGACCACCAATGCCACGAGTTACGTGCAGCCGATCACGTTCGGTCTCGAATATGCGCTGCTGGAGCGTTCGTTCGACGTCAATTCGCAGCTCATGCAGTACACCGTGCAGGGGCAGACCTCGGCCGAGCGCATCTACAACTACCGTTTCAACAACTCGATCATCAACTACTTCTGGCAGAACATCTACCGCTGGGCCGGCAATGCCGAGACCATGCGCGTGCAGGCCGAGAAGGACAATGACAAGACGGGGCTGGCCATCGCCTATATCCTCAAAGTGCTGACGCTCTCGCACATCACCGACGTGTTCGGCGACGCGCCCTATTTCGAGGCCGGCAAGGGCTACACCGAGGGCAAGTTCTACCCGGCTTACGACAGCCAGAAGGAGATTTACCGCGACATGTTCGAAAAACTCGAACAGGCCAACACCCTGCTGGCTGAAGAGGGCGCGGATTTCGATATGCAGGAGGATTACATGTACGACGGCAAGGTCGCCCAGTGGCGCAAGTTCGGCAACTCGCTGTACGTCCGCCTGCTGATGCGCGTCGCGCTGAAGGACGAGAGCGAGCCGGCCGGCGAGCGTCTCGACGCCGTGTCGAAGCTCAACGAGATCTTCTCCTATCCGTCGGTCTATCCCGTTTTCGAGAGCCGTGCGGACGCCGCCAACGTGAAGTTCGACAAGAACGTCAACGCGCAGTACACGCCGTTCCACAACACCCGCGCGGGCCTTTGGAACAACAACATGATCTGCGAGCGGCTGATGAACGAGATGTACGATACGTCGGCCGGGCTGAAGGACCCGCGCGTGTCGCTCTATTTCGACAAGCTCGTGGGCGTGCCGACGCAGATCACCTACAACGAACTGATGGAATATTTCGACGTGGCGGCCCACTACCGTCGCAGCGTGATTCAGGACCGCGACCATTTCCCGCTGATGAACTACTCGGAACTGTGGTTCATCCGGGCCGAGGCGGCCTACCGCGGCTGGATTTCGGGCACGCCGAAAGAGTATTACGTGAAGGCCGTTTCGGAAGCCGTTTTCGAGTGGACCGACGATCCGGATGCGGACCTGACATCGTTCCTTTCCAATCCGAAGGTGTCGATCGACGCGCTCGACGGCGAGGAGGTGCTCGAACGGATCATGACTCAGAAGTGGATTTCGAATTTCCTGGTCGGCATCGAGTCGTGGTGCGACTACCGCCGCACGGGGTATCCCGAGATGCCCGTCAAGCCGCTGGCCGCCAACGACGGCATCCTGCCCACGCGCCTGCGTTATCCCGCCGACGAGGAGTTCCGCAACCGCGACCACTATTTCGAGGCGGTGAACGGCTGGCTCGGAGGCACGAACAACATGACCACGAACGTTTGGTGGGCCGATCATACCAACAAACGCAAATAA